TTGTGTGGAAAAACAATGTGCGGCGTTTTTCTGAAAAAACCTCAACGCTAGATTTGATGCACAAGTACGCCGCCGATTACAAAGTGGTCTTTGTGGGGATGCCAGTATGGCGCCTTACGAAATTACACACATTGGCGGAAATATTGAATATCACAACGAAGAATCGGGTGCAGTGTGGATGCAGCGTTTGTTGGCGACCTATCCTAAATTGGTGTGGCTAAATCCGATGCCAGAAGAATATTGGCCACGCACGCACAGCATTAAATTGGTGCGGGATTTGGTCGAAAACCGCATGTTCCCTTTGACGATTGCCGGGCTGGATCAAGCCATGGCGTATTTGTCGAAATAATGCATAACGAATAATTTTTATGCTCAGTTATCAACACGGGTTTCATGCAGGCAATGTGGCTGATGTGCTTAAGCACGCGGTGTTGTGCTCAGTGCTGGATTACATGGCGCAGAAAGATAAGCCGTTGTATTTTCATGATGTGCATGCTGGTCGTGGCTTCTATGATTTAACACATCCGGTTGCGCAAAAAACGAGTGAATATCGTGATGGCATTTCTGCATTGTGGCAAGCTACTTCTATGCCGGTGGGTTTGCAGCCTTATTTGCAAACTCTGCGTTTGTTTAATGTGAATGGTTCTCTGCGCTTTTATGCGGGTTCTTTGTTATTAGCGCAGAAGTTATTGACACAAAAACATAAGCGTGAGCAGGACCGTTTTTTTGCTTCAGAATTGCATCCACAAGAATATTCGGCGCTGTGTGAAAACACACAGTCGCTGGTAAATATGCGCGTGCAAAAGGTAGATGGTTATGCTGCACTAAAAGCAGCGCTGCCACCCAAGGAGCGTCGCGCCGTGGTGTTGATCGATCCCAGCTATGAAACGCAGTCTGATGATGCGGCAGTGGTTGATGCCTTAAACGAAGCCTTAAAGCGTTTTTCTACCGGCGTGTATTTGCTGTGGTATCCGATTGTGGATGCGCAACGCACAAAAAAAATGATCAAAAAAATTGCGGCGTTGCCGTTAAAAAATCTGCTGCAAGTAGAGTTGCTGGTGCGCGAACCCACAGGCGTTGGCATGGCTGGTAGTGGAATGTTGGTGATTAATCCACCGTGGTCATTGGCAGCCGCTATGCAAGAAACTCTGCCGTGGTTGGTGCAACAACTCGCACCGAGCAGCGGCAGTTATCGCGTGGTTTCTTTGGTTGCAGAAGATTGAATTTTCTCTGGCCACTGCATGGTGCGTTGCACCAATTCACCTTCGTCTAGTGTGGTGAGCTGACGGTTATTGAGTAGGCGTTTTCCGCCCACCCATACATCAGAAACACGCGCGCCGCTGCTGGTGTAAACCAATGAAGAGGCGGGATCGTGCATCGGTTGTGCACAGAGTGTGTCGATGCGAACGGCAGCGATATCTGCTTGTTTGCCGATTTCTAAACTGCCGATGATGTTGTCCATACCCAACGCGCGCGCGCCATTAATTGTTGCCATGTGCAGCGCGGCATGTGCGGCGAGGGCGGTAGCATCGTTGGCAACGGCTTTGGCGAGCAGAGCGGCGGTGCGCAATTCAGCAAATAAATCGAGATCGTCATTGCTGGCTGCGCCGTCTGTGCCAATCGCTACATTGATGCCATTTTTTTGCAGTGTATCGACAGGGCAAAAACCGCTGGCCAGTTTTAAATTGGATTCTGGGCAGTGAATCACATGGCAGCCGTGTTCACGAATGGTGCGTATGTCATCTTCATTCAACGCCGTCATGTGTACACATTGCGTACGGGGTGAGAGCGCGCCTAACTGGCGCAAGCGTTCAACGGGTCGCATGCCAGTTTCTTGCACAGCGCTTTCCACTTCAAACTCGGTTTCATGCAAGTGAATTTGGATATTGGCATCCAATTCATCGGCCAGCATCACAATTCTTTTCAGGCTGTCATCGTCGATGGTGTAAGGCGCGTGTGGGCCGAAAGCAATTTTGATGCGTTCGGAGCCGCGAAATTGATCGTGCAGAGCCAATCCTTTTTCTAAATATTCTTGCGGCCCAGAACCCCAGTTGGAAGGAAAGGAAAAAATGGGGAAGGTCAGTTGGCAGCGTATGCCACTTTCGCTGGCTGCGCGCGCTGTCGCCTCAGGAAAGAAATACATGTCGCTGAAACAAGTAGTGCCGCTTTTAATCATTTCACCAATGGCAAGTTGCGCGCCATCAAACACAAACGCATCACTCACCCATTTGGCTTCAGTGGGCCAAATGTGGTTGTTGAGCCAATCCATCAGCGCTAAATCATTGGCATAGCCGCGCAGTAACCTCATGGCGGCGTGGCCGTGTGCGTTTATTAAGCCGGGTAAAACGATGTGTTGATCCAGCTCTATGGTTGAAATATCGGCATATTTTTTCTGCGCTTCGCTACGCGGCAAAATGTCAGTAATGCTGCCATTGCTAATGGCAATACTGTGATTTTCCAGCACGCAATTTTCTGGAATAACAGGAATGAGGTAACGGCAGTGCAGTAGGGTGTCGATCATGGTTGTGCCTGTTTCTTTGCAGGAGGGACAAAGTCGTCTGGAAGATACCGGTTTTTATGTTTGTGCTTATTTTTATTTCTTTTTTTGTGCTTTTTTGTGTGTCCTTGCTTAGGTTTATTTGTGTTTTCCTGTTCGGCCTGTGTTGGCTCTGGAATTTTTTTAGAAGGGGATTTCATTTTTTTGCTGGGTTTCGGTAACAGTAGTGCCAATATCAAGGCAAGACCGCTGCCAATGCCAGCTACTACAGCAATGGGTTTTCCGGTCGTGATAGTAATTTCACGCCACTGTTCTCGATCTTCAATGATTTTGTGCAGCATCACCACAAAGGACGGTACGACATTTTCTTGGGAGCCATCCGGCATTTTTTGTGCGAGAAAGTACGGCGTAAAAAACACACTAATGGCGCAGGCAATCAACACAAAGCGCAGTGGACGCCACAGACCGCGCAAAATCATGCTGGTAAATAAGACAATGGCTAAGGCGCTGACCAAATAAGCCATTTTTGCCAGTTCTACATCGGCGATTTCCATTGCGTTATTTCTCCAGCTTTTGATTATTGACGCGCACGGCAAACATTTCGCTGTCTGGCAACGGCGGCATTTGTAAATAAAATCCCTGCTCTTGAATGCTGTCTAACACGGTGCCGGCATTGGCGCGCGCTAATTTGCGCGTAGGCTCTAGCATCAACACCATGGCGCTCTCAGGTTTGCCAAAGCGGGCAAGCAAGGCTTCTGGCACGCGGCTCAAACTCTCTTGGCGATCGACATACAAGTAGAGCCCATCTTCACGCGGGCTGCGAAAAATTTCGATCAGCCGTTTCATGTGTTGTCTCCCCATCGAATCATTTCATCGCGCAAGGCAGAGCCAATAACACTGGCGCGCCAGCCGCTGAACCGCTCTGGCAGGGCGATGCTATCCGCCGATTGTTTGGCAAGGTATTGTCGCACGATATTTTCCAGCTCTATTTTTTTGACGAGCAATTCAGGTGGCAGTTGTAGATGATGAGCAATTTGCTCCGTGACGGCGCGCAATTTTTTGACGTAATCGTTTTCTG
The DNA window shown above is from Cellvibrionales bacterium and carries:
- a CDS encoding 23S rRNA (adenine(2030)-N(6))-methyltransferase RlmJ, whose protein sequence is MLSYQHGFHAGNVADVLKHAVLCSVLDYMAQKDKPLYFHDVHAGRGFYDLTHPVAQKTSEYRDGISALWQATSMPVGLQPYLQTLRLFNVNGSLRFYAGSLLLAQKLLTQKHKREQDRFFASELHPQEYSALCENTQSLVNMRVQKVDGYAALKAALPPKERRAVVLIDPSYETQSDDAAVVDALNEALKRFSTGVYLLWYPIVDAQRTKKMIKKIAALPLKNLLQVELLVREPTGVGMAGSGMLVINPPWSLAAAMQETLPWLVQQLAPSSGSYRVVSLVAED
- a CDS encoding TRZ/ATZ family hydrolase; translated protein: MIDTLLHCRYLIPVIPENCVLENHSIAISNGSITDILPRSEAQKKYADISTIELDQHIVLPGLINAHGHAAMRLLRGYANDLALMDWLNNHIWPTEAKWVSDAFVFDGAQLAIGEMIKSGTTCFSDMYFFPEATARAASESGIRCQLTFPIFSFPSNWGSGPQEYLEKGLALHDQFRGSERIKIAFGPHAPYTIDDDSLKRIVMLADELDANIQIHLHETEFEVESAVQETGMRPVERLRQLGALSPRTQCVHMTALNEDDIRTIREHGCHVIHCPESNLKLASGFCPVDTLQKNGINVAIGTDGAASNDDLDLFAELRTAALLAKAVANDATALAAHAALHMATINGARALGMDNIIGSLEIGKQADIAAVRIDTLCAQPMHDPASSLVYTSSGARVSDVWVGGKRLLNNRQLTTLDEGELVQRTMQWPEKIQSSATKETTR
- a CDS encoding YcgL domain-containing protein, yielding MKRLIEIFRSPREDGLYLYVDRQESLSRVPEALLARFGKPESAMVLMLEPTRKLARANAGTVLDSIQEQGFYLQMPPLPDSEMFAVRVNNQKLEK